The Trypanosoma brucei brucei TREU927 chromosome 9, whole genome shotgun sequence genome includes a window with the following:
- a CDS encoding hypothetical protein, conserved (GPI-Anchor Signal predicted for Tb09.211.2460 by DGPI v2.04 with cleavage site probability 0.14400001 near 846): MLHEGLVNDIMSYHFIAVNPPTPCLGGPSLLHVYFKSPLLILGFLIRLFIFCASPFARTAGFRVVEFVAVVILSMGVDKKISSLEDFFKRVSFPLQPLHYETKLVLDTFLDKGGFLNICDMTFGSPFHDGRRSGAGELSWMDVANSNPNGKTALALFRFLAPGGYFCYLLEALSLPQHDFAVKLKKSWKGDAETEIETGSYLRYFDFPFSTFHPTFHELFEEAPEANLFDLPRSRCPPLMLVPFWAPPLVTRLEPSSRRVLTSLRCSPISYFILRMLLYGVRRTEECCSDVVRLPRINAMGGKINVFFKAVVRLFKGSYITGLPLYHRLLTAYIQYFVSSTCIQKLSSKRSFGDIQWSVSDVTAALLLSAPSHLWARSVSKVDREKHRLSCRDVASAALVFRLVPFLTECLFALCQKDRGRIYTSCWEGDNAVRKDFCDSHITPAVWDVLNPHISFYRNTLSVLRQALISFENYDDCRREHFNNALELWYAVVSPTGRVDDVSESYVVHHYEAYSFILFDVILMFLRSSFLEAIDVTGATIWSRCVEVFTSTAVQNVFREVSNATTNARCGIIETICRYFTLNWMGEDGIVRIMKPHAEETLHFLAEVYLATEVRLGEDGISDDTKCSLRLSLDYLAKSFDGIIRVVDERRSSRVSRLTAATSASSRPSGEGEYTDRVGDSKDLYFRGTRMSCKFSGPVDVRFNAENEGIPFYAQSSNAGFSDEFPHLVTLTEWMETALVFVFELYYKSWIPQCSNGHKLWLLSSDKHCCVNHPQQSAIWECFLCEEVYGSCCRSKPRCPRGGSLTRTEISQSISFPYCNQCFVMFKLGSVAYNKPQSDTLFCSNCASRPFKRISCRFFASHIVVVLCIIVSLMVFLFFTI; this comes from the coding sequence ATGTTGCACGAGGGTTTAGTTAATGATATAATGAGCTATCATTTTATTGCTGTTAACCCACCGACCCCGTGCTTGGGGGGACCCTCGCTTTTGCATGTCTATTTTAAGAGTCCACTTCTGATTCTTGGTTTCCTAATacgtcttttcattttttgtgcttctcCCTTTGCTCGTACTGCTGGTTTTAGAGTTGTAGAATTTGTAGCCGTAGTTATATTAAGCATGGGTGTagataaaaaaataagttcTCTAGAAGATTTTTTCAAacgtgtttcttttccacttcaACCACTTCACTATGAAACGAAACTGGTATTAGACACATTTTTGGACAAAGGTGGGTTTCTCAACATATGCGATATGACGTTTGGTTCCCCTTTCCACGACGGACGTAGAAGTGGAGCGGGTGAATTAtcatggatggatgttgcaaACTCAAACCCCAATGGTAAAACAGCGCTCGCACTATTTCGATTCTTGGCTCCTGGGGGCTATTTCTGTTACTTGCTGGAGGCCCTGTCGCTTCCGCAACATGACTTTGCTGTAAAGCTAAAGAAATCTTGGAAGGGAGACGCTGAAACCGAAATAGAAACTGGCTCGTACCTCCGTTATTTTGACTTTCCGTTTTCCACCTTCCATCCCACGTTTCATGAGCTGTTTGAGGAGGCACCCGAAGCCAACTTGTTTGACCTTCCACGTTCCCGCTGCCCCCCATTAATGCTTGTACCGTTCTGGGCACCACCACTCGTGACACGACTGGAACCGAGCAGTAGGCGTGTTTTGACTTCCCTTCGGTGTtcgccaatttcttatttcattttGCGTATGCTACTCTACGGCGTCCGCCGTACAGAGGAATGCTGTAGCGACGTTGTGAGGCTACCTCGAATAAATGCTATGGGAGGAAAAATCAATGTATTTTTCAAGGCAGTTGTTCGTTTATTTAAAGGTTCATATATTACGGGGTTGCCTTTATACCACCGGTTGTTGACTGCTTACATTCAATATTTTGTATCGTCAACTTGCATTCAGAAACTTAGTTCCAAGCGTTCTTTCGGAGATATTCAGTGGTCGGTATCAGACGTTACGGCTGCGTTGCTTTTATCGGCACCAAGTCATCTCTGGGCGAGGAGTGTAAGTAAGGTAGACCGTGAGAAACATCGACTTTCTTGCAGAGACGTTGCTTCGGCTGCGCTGGTATTCAGACTAGTTCCTTTTTTGACAGAGTGCCTTTTCGCACTTTGTCAGAAAGATCGCGGGAGAATTTATACAAGCTGTTGGGAAGGTGATAATGCAGTGAGAAAAGATTTTTGTGATTCTCATATTACCCCTGCGGTGTGGGATGTGCTTAATCCCCACATTTCGTTTTATCGAAATACTCTAAGTGTCTTGCGTCAAGCACTGATCTCATTTGAGAATTACGATGACTGCAGAAGAGAACACTTTAACAATGCACTTGAGCTGTGGTATGCCGTGGTGAGTCCTACAGGACGTGTGGATGATGTAAGCGAGTCGTACGTTGTTCATCATTATGAAGCTTATAGTTTTATCCTGTTTGACGTCATTCTCATGTTCTTGAGAAGCAGCTTTTTGGAAGCTATCGACGTTACAGGAGCGACGATTTGGTCACGGTGTGTTGAAGTATTCACATCCACAGCGGTACAAAACGTGTTTCGTGAAGTGAGTAACGCTACTACTAATGCAAGATGCGGTATCATCGAAACAATCTGTCGCTACTTTACTCTAAATTGGATGGGCGAAGATGGAATAGTGCGAATAATGAAACCACACGCCGAGGAaacgcttcattttcttgccGAAGTTTATCTGGCTACGGAGGTGCGGCTGGGGGAGGATGGTATAAGCGATGATACAAAGTGTTCATTGCGTTTATCTCTTGATTATCTTGCGAAATCTTTTGACGGAATAATACGTGTGGTTGACGAACGACGCTCCTCTCGCGTGTCCAGATTAACGGCAGCGACGAGCGCTTCCTCACGTCCTTCTGGTGAAGGAGAATATACGGATCGTGTGGGGGACAGTAAGGATCTTTATTTTCGTGGTACTCGGATGTCGTGCAAATTTTCGGGACCTGTAGATGTAAGATTCAATGCTGAAAACGAGGGTATTCCTTTCTATGCCCAGTCTTCTAATGCTGGTTTCAGTGACGAATTTCCACATTTGGTCACTTTAACGGAGTGGATGGAGACAGccctcgtttttgtttttgagttATACTACAAGTCATGGATCCCACAATGCAGCAACGGACACAAGCTCTGGCTTCTCTCATCAGACAAACATTGTTGTGTGAACCATCCTCAACAGTCAGCAATTTGGGAATGTTTCCTTTGTGAAGAGGTTTACGGTTCGTGTTGCCGCAGTAAACCCCGTTGTCCCAGAGGGGGTTCGCTCACCAGGACAGAAATCAGTCAatctatttcttttccttattgTAACCAGTGTTTCGTGATGTTCAAACTAGGCTCGGTCGCATACAATAAGCCTCAATCCGATACACTTTTCTGTTCGAACTGCGCATCTCGACCGTTTAAAAGAATAAGCTGCCGTTTTTTTGCATCTCATATTGTAGTGGTGTTGTGTATTATTGTAAGCTTAATggtgtttctattttttacCATATGA